The following are from one region of the Stanieria cyanosphaera PCC 7437 genome:
- a CDS encoding SDR family NAD(P)-dependent oxidoreductase, whose amino-acid sequence MNLTGKTALVTGASRGIGKAIALELAEQQIKRLILVARDRQKLAEVSAEIEARDVEVVTLALDLTQPVATNIAIAQAWRSYGPIDLLINCAGVAHQTPFLQSQHPKVEEEVSLNLIGMFTIVRLIARRMAARREGTIVNVSSLMGKVAAPTMATYSATKFAIVGFTQALRTELAPYNIRVSALLPSLTQTDMVRDLKLFRWVMPMTPEEVARSLITGLKRDAPEILVGWQSHLAVWCQRIFPRLLERILLMAAPLSPSKTL is encoded by the coding sequence ATGAATTTAACTGGAAAAACCGCCTTGGTTACTGGTGCTTCTCGGGGAATTGGTAAAGCGATCGCTCTAGAATTAGCCGAACAACAGATTAAACGGTTAATTTTGGTAGCCAGAGATCGGCAAAAACTAGCTGAAGTAAGTGCAGAGATTGAAGCAAGAGATGTAGAAGTAGTAACTTTAGCTTTAGACTTGACTCAACCTGTAGCTACTAATATTGCGATCGCTCAAGCTTGGCGTAGTTATGGCCCCATCGATCTGTTGATTAACTGTGCAGGAGTGGCGCATCAAACACCTTTCTTGCAGTCTCAACATCCCAAAGTGGAAGAAGAGGTTTCTTTAAATTTGATTGGAATGTTTACTATTGTGCGTTTAATTGCTAGAAGGATGGCAGCTAGACGAGAAGGAACGATTGTCAATGTTTCTAGTTTAATGGGTAAAGTAGCTGCGCCCACTATGGCGACTTATTCAGCAACTAAATTTGCCATTGTTGGTTTTACGCAAGCATTGAGAACCGAATTAGCTCCTTACAATATTAGAGTCAGTGCTTTGCTTCCATCTTTAACTCAAACGGATATGGTTAGAGATTTAAAATTATTTAGATGGGTAATGCCGATGACTCCCGAAGAGGTAGCGCGATCGCTGATAACAGGATTAAAACGAGATGCTCCAGAAATTCTAGTCGGATGGCAAAGTCATTTAGCTGTCTGGTGTCAGAGAATTTTCCCGAGATTATTGGAACGGATTTTATTAATGGCAGCACCCTTATCTCCATCAAAAACTTTATAA
- a CDS encoding esterase-like activity of phytase family protein, protein MSDRKFYRPVIKLATSFILLILVTACSTIPRVSAQERMFLPLALEFLGEYQLPKQKFQDTQVGGLSAVTYDRQHNRLYALSDDRSNLAPARFYTLSLKLQSNNLEATKINKIEIEKVTFLSDEQGNPYPAGSIDPEGMALSPRGTVFIASEGNLNREINPFIGEFDLNTGKKILDLRLPQRFLSDPTGEEAKGIQDNLAFEPLTVNQTGLASQDPFRLFTATESALKQDSLSDPEQQARIRLLHYVINPIGNPVIVAEHLYLLDPASVETISNGLTELLALDKEGYLLSLERTFGFTGAGAKIFQVVNGNATDTSSIAAFQGEITSVKPLSKKLVFDLSQLGIYLDNLEGMTFGPRLPDGSQTLLLVSDDNFNPEQVTQFLLFRLSINH, encoded by the coding sequence GTGAGCGATCGCAAATTTTATCGACCAGTAATTAAATTAGCTACGAGTTTTATTTTACTAATCTTAGTTACCGCCTGTAGTACTATTCCTCGTGTATCGGCACAAGAGAGAATGTTTCTTCCTCTTGCTCTTGAATTTCTGGGAGAATATCAACTACCAAAGCAGAAGTTTCAAGATACTCAGGTAGGCGGTTTATCTGCTGTTACCTATGACCGTCAACATAACCGTTTATACGCTCTATCTGATGATCGCAGCAATTTAGCTCCTGCTCGTTTTTATACTTTAAGTCTTAAGTTGCAATCAAACAATTTAGAAGCAACCAAGATTAACAAAATAGAAATAGAAAAAGTTACTTTTTTAAGCGACGAACAAGGAAATCCTTATCCTGCTGGTAGTATCGATCCTGAAGGAATGGCATTATCACCAAGGGGTACAGTATTTATTGCCAGTGAAGGCAATCTTAATCGCGAAATTAATCCTTTTATTGGTGAATTCGATTTAAATACAGGTAAAAAAATTCTTGATCTTCGTTTACCTCAACGTTTCTTGAGTGATCCTACGGGTGAAGAAGCAAAAGGAATTCAAGACAATCTTGCCTTTGAACCTTTAACGGTAAATCAGACAGGTTTAGCATCTCAAGATCCTTTTCGTCTTTTTACCGCTACTGAGTCAGCTTTGAAACAGGATAGTTTATCTGATCCAGAACAACAAGCAAGAATTCGTTTGCTTCATTATGTCATAAATCCAATCGGTAATCCTGTGATAGTTGCAGAACATCTTTATCTACTCGATCCTGCTTCAGTTGAAACGATTTCTAATGGTTTGACAGAATTGTTAGCTTTAGACAAAGAAGGTTATTTACTTAGTTTAGAAAGAACTTTTGGTTTTACTGGTGCGGGTGCAAAAATCTTTCAAGTTGTTAATGGTAACGCTACCGATACTTCCAGTATTGCTGCTTTTCAAGGAGAAATTACTTCGGTTAAACCCCTTAGCAAGAAATTAGTTTTTGATTTGAGTCAACTGGGGATTTATTTAGATAATTTAGAAGGAATGACTTTTGGTCCTCGTTTACCTGATGGTAGTCAAACTCTCTTATTGGTTAGCGATGATAACTTTAATCCAGAACAAGTAACTCAGTTTCTACTATTTCGCTTATCAATCAATCATTAA
- a CDS encoding tetratricopeptide repeat protein → MKFTTALRKLSIFWLFCSIMLSADLGYQSIRLLVIAAPTTNPLTTPQSDPLVPQASIKRPLSPLEIKRIQTEITQLNQQAQVQLEEGKETEAFRLWYRELKLQRAIGKLAEIEALGRIGNIAWSNNLASDLQNISERLVILQQEILETKENNLQLLNSLGNAYQQVRNLDLAIAVYQQLLTQYPNDTNNQQNILETLGKLYLAKFDYRQAADSYNKLLNLLTSNKIELSQSEITTKKQNYLEQLAKIYDFYAQPNQAISIKEQLAEFYLKNQTQLEQLTELKISLAQDYQSLNKLKLASQNYQEAASLALSLQQLALASEALQKLGQLYQNSNQSEQALATYQQLIKIEQQTYNYYGLINIYDRLGQIHWQSHNYPQALTAFQKGLQLAKSLNYQVDYFNNQIKQVQQRINQSKLRN, encoded by the coding sequence ATGAAATTTACGACTGCATTGAGAAAATTATCGATTTTTTGGCTTTTTTGCTCAATTATGTTATCGGCAGATTTGGGATATCAATCAATTCGATTATTAGTAATAGCAGCACCAACTACTAATCCTTTAACTACTCCTCAATCTGATCCTCTTGTACCTCAAGCTTCGATTAAACGTCCTTTAAGTCCTTTAGAAATTAAACGAATTCAAACAGAAATTACGCAATTAAATCAACAAGCTCAAGTTCAATTGGAAGAAGGCAAAGAAACAGAAGCTTTTCGTCTTTGGTATCGAGAATTAAAATTACAAAGAGCGATCGGTAAATTAGCAGAAATTGAAGCTTTAGGTAGAATTGGAAACATTGCTTGGTCAAATAATCTTGCTTCTGATTTACAGAATATTTCTGAGCGTTTGGTTATACTTCAACAAGAAATTCTTGAGACAAAAGAAAATAATTTACAACTATTAAATAGCTTAGGTAACGCTTATCAACAAGTAAGAAATCTTGACCTCGCGATCGCGGTTTATCAGCAATTATTAACTCAATACCCAAACGACACAAACAACCAACAAAATATCTTAGAAACTTTAGGTAAATTATATTTAGCTAAATTTGATTATCGGCAAGCAGCAGATAGTTATAATAAATTATTAAATCTATTAACATCTAATAAAATTGAACTATCTCAATCTGAAATAACAACTAAAAAGCAAAATTATTTAGAACAGTTAGCCAAAATTTATGATTTTTACGCTCAACCAAATCAAGCTATTTCTATCAAAGAACAATTAGCTGAATTTTACTTAAAAAATCAAACTCAACTAGAGCAATTAACTGAATTAAAAATTTCCTTGGCACAGGATTATCAAAGTTTAAATAAATTAAAATTAGCTAGTCAAAATTATCAAGAAGCTGCTAGTTTAGCTTTATCTCTACAACAGCTTGCTTTGGCTAGTGAAGCTCTACAAAAACTAGGACAACTATACCAAAATTCTAATCAATCTGAGCAAGCTTTAGCAACTTATCAACAATTAATTAAAATTGAGCAACAAACTTATAATTATTATGGATTAATTAATATTTATGACCGGCTTGGACAAATTCATTGGCAATCTCATAATTATCCGCAAGCTTTAACAGCTTTTCAAAAAGGATTGCAGTTGGCTAAATCTCTCAATTATCAAGTAGATTATTTTAATAATCAAATTAAACAAGTGCAACAGCGAATTAATCAGTCGAAACTGAGAAATTAA
- the aspS gene encoding aspartate--tRNA ligase, giving the protein MRTNYCGDLRGQHIGQTVTLYGWVDRRRDHGGVIFIDLRDRTGTVQIVSDPQRTPDSAENAHSLRSEYVVKVVGKVSQRPPESLNPKLPTGEIEIYADAIEVLNSVKKQLPFQVSTTEAENVREDLRLKYRYLDLRKERMSANLQLRHQVVKAIRHFLEDEQNFMEIETPILTRSTPEGARDYLVPSRVNPGEWYALPQSPQLFKQLLMVSGCDRYYQIARCFRDEDLRADRQPEFTQLDMEMSFMSQDEIIELNEALICHIFKVVKNIDLPRPFPRLTYAEAMDRYGSDRPDTRFDLELVDVSDIVQDSGFKVFSGAVASGGMVKVLPIPNGNDTISNVRIKPKGDLFEEAAAAGAKGIAYIRVREDNQIDTIGAIKDNLTEAQKEELLTKTKAKPGHLLLFGAGDTATVNKSLDRLRLLVGKELGLIDENKINLVWITQFPMFEWNADEKRLEALHHPFTAPYPEDIDNLKTARAQAYDLVYNGIEVGGGSLRIYQKDIQEKVFATIGLSTEEADNKFGFLLEAFEYGTPPHGGIAYGLDRLVMLLAGEESIRDVIAFPKTQQASCLLTDAPATVDKKQLQELYISSTYKPKQKEV; this is encoded by the coding sequence ATGAGAACTAATTATTGCGGAGACTTACGAGGACAACATATTGGTCAAACTGTTACTCTCTATGGGTGGGTGGATCGTCGTCGGGATCATGGTGGTGTGATTTTTATCGATTTACGCGATCGCACGGGAACAGTACAGATTGTCAGCGATCCGCAACGTACTCCTGATTCTGCTGAAAATGCCCACTCTCTGCGTAGCGAATATGTAGTCAAAGTTGTCGGCAAAGTCAGTCAACGTCCCCCAGAATCTCTTAATCCTAAATTACCTACAGGGGAAATTGAAATTTACGCTGATGCAATTGAAGTTCTCAATAGCGTTAAAAAACAGTTACCTTTTCAAGTTTCTACTACCGAGGCAGAAAACGTCAGGGAAGATTTGCGCCTGAAATATCGTTATTTGGATTTAAGAAAAGAAAGAATGTCCGCTAATCTCCAATTACGGCATCAGGTAGTCAAAGCTATTCGTCATTTCCTTGAAGACGAACAAAACTTCATGGAAATTGAAACTCCAATCTTAACTCGTTCTACTCCTGAAGGTGCAAGAGATTATCTAGTTCCCTCCCGTGTCAACCCTGGAGAATGGTACGCCTTACCTCAATCGCCTCAACTATTTAAACAATTATTAATGGTTTCAGGATGCGATCGCTATTATCAAATTGCTCGTTGTTTCCGTGATGAAGATCTCCGTGCCGACAGGCAACCTGAATTTACTCAGTTGGATATGGAAATGAGTTTTATGTCTCAAGATGAGATTATCGAACTCAATGAAGCCTTGATCTGTCACATCTTTAAAGTAGTTAAAAATATCGATTTACCTCGTCCCTTTCCCCGACTCACCTATGCTGAAGCGATGGATCGTTACGGAAGCGATCGCCCTGATACTCGTTTTGACTTAGAATTAGTTGATGTTTCTGATATTGTTCAAGATTCTGGTTTTAAAGTCTTTTCAGGAGCAGTTGCTAGTGGCGGTATGGTTAAGGTTTTACCCATCCCCAATGGTAACGATACCATTTCTAATGTCCGAATTAAACCCAAAGGCGATTTGTTTGAAGAAGCTGCTGCTGCTGGGGCAAAAGGAATTGCTTATATTCGCGTAAGAGAAGACAATCAGATCGATACCATTGGCGCAATTAAAGACAATCTCACTGAAGCACAAAAAGAAGAATTACTAACTAAAACTAAAGCAAAACCAGGACATTTATTACTATTTGGGGCTGGTGATACTGCTACCGTTAATAAATCTCTAGATCGTTTACGTTTATTAGTAGGTAAAGAATTAGGCTTAATTGATGAAAACAAAATCAATTTAGTTTGGATCACACAATTCCCTATGTTTGAATGGAATGCTGATGAAAAAAGACTAGAAGCACTTCATCATCCCTTTACCGCACCCTATCCTGAAGATATTGATAATTTAAAAACAGCTAGGGCGCAAGCTTACGATCTAGTTTACAACGGCATTGAAGTTGGTGGTGGTAGTCTAAGAATTTATCAAAAAGATATTCAAGAAAAAGTTTTTGCCACGATTGGTTTATCCACTGAAGAAGCTGACAACAAATTCGGTTTTCTCCTGGAAGCTTTTGAATATGGTACACCTCCTCACGGTGGTATTGCTTATGGTTTAGATCGTTTGGTAATGTTACTAGCAGGAGAAGAATCGATTCGCGATGTCATTGCTTTTCCGAAAACTCAACAAGCTAGTTGTTTGTTAACCGATGCACCAGCAACTGTAGACAAAAAACAACTCCAAGAGTTGTATATTTCTTCTACCTACAAACCCAAACAAAAAGAAGTTTAA
- a CDS encoding Ycf51 family protein, giving the protein MKIPTDLSTYTQWSGILTLVLLLITILAFILGLGFRFRLFGATSFMAVVTASIFALSLGLFVHTEIPGAIRYSLVYDNGANQAVVAVSPEIEESQIEPTLRQAANNLYSFGRNGRDGENKFTIKLRTLLHPEPGISVPLYLGQIKRSLSSREDDNMQIEIFTQNIAQLKEAQAKSVSS; this is encoded by the coding sequence ATGAAAATTCCAACAGATTTATCTACTTATACTCAATGGTCGGGTATTCTCACCCTTGTTTTGCTTTTAATCACTATTTTAGCGTTTATTTTGGGTTTGGGCTTCCGTTTTCGTCTTTTTGGAGCTACTAGCTTCATGGCAGTAGTGACTGCTAGTATTTTTGCGTTGAGTTTAGGTTTGTTTGTCCATACAGAAATACCAGGGGCAATTCGTTATTCCTTGGTTTATGACAATGGAGCAAATCAAGCTGTAGTAGCTGTTTCTCCTGAAATTGAAGAGTCTCAAATCGAACCTACTTTGCGACAAGCTGCTAATAATCTTTATTCATTCGGTAGAAATGGTAGAGATGGCGAAAATAAATTCACGATTAAATTAAGAACTTTACTTCATCCTGAACCAGGAATATCTGTACCTCTTTATTTAGGACAAATCAAGCGATCGCTCTCGTCGCGAGAAGATGACAATATGCAAATAGAAATTTTTACTCAAAATATAGCTCAATTAAAAGAAGCACAAGCTAAATCAGTTAGCAGTTAA
- the hemC gene encoding hydroxymethylbilane synthase — MTSVDTLERTIRIGSRKSQLALVQTYWVKAELEKHFPEIDFEVETMSTQGDKILDVALAKIGDKGLFTKELEVGMLSREIDFAVHSLKDLPTNLPEGLMLGCVTKRVDPADALVVNEKNKDKQLDTLPEGAVIGTSSLRRLAQLRHHFPHLTFKDVRGNVNTRLAKLDAEEYDAIILAVAGLQRLGMSDRIHQIIPPEISLHAVGQGALGIECREGDTDVLEVLKALEDLDSRDRAWAERSFLRNLEGGCQVPIGVNTSIEGDTLTLTGMVASLDGLRLIKDTISGDRALAEQIGIDLANRLREEGAGEILAEIFAQIERK; from the coding sequence ATGACATCCGTTGATACCCTTGAGCGTACCATTCGCATTGGTTCGAGAAAAAGTCAATTAGCTTTAGTGCAAACTTATTGGGTAAAAGCAGAATTAGAAAAACATTTTCCTGAAATTGATTTTGAAGTGGAAACCATGAGTACTCAGGGAGATAAAATTCTTGATGTAGCTTTGGCAAAAATTGGTGACAAAGGTTTATTTACTAAAGAATTGGAAGTAGGAATGCTTAGTAGAGAGATTGATTTTGCTGTTCATTCTCTCAAAGATTTACCAACCAATTTACCAGAAGGTTTAATGTTGGGATGCGTCACCAAAAGAGTCGATCCTGCTGATGCTTTGGTTGTCAATGAAAAAAACAAGGATAAACAATTAGATACCTTACCCGAAGGTGCGGTGATTGGAACATCTTCCCTACGTAGACTCGCTCAATTACGTCATCATTTTCCTCATTTAACTTTTAAAGACGTTAGAGGCAATGTCAATACTCGTCTAGCCAAATTAGATGCAGAGGAATACGATGCCATTATTTTAGCTGTCGCTGGATTACAAAGATTGGGTATGAGCGATCGCATTCATCAAATCATTCCTCCTGAAATTTCTCTTCATGCTGTCGGACAAGGTGCTTTAGGCATTGAATGTCGTGAAGGTGATACTGATGTTTTAGAAGTTTTAAAAGCTTTAGAAGATCTCGATAGTCGCGATCGCGCTTGGGCAGAACGTTCTTTCTTGAGAAATTTGGAAGGTGGTTGTCAAGTTCCGATTGGTGTTAATACTAGCATCGAAGGCGACACTTTAACTTTAACAGGAATGGTTGCTAGTTTAGATGGTCTTAGATTAATTAAAGATACCATCAGTGGCGATCGAGCGTTAGCCGAACAAATTGGCATAGATTTAGCCAATCGTTTACGAGAAGAAGGTGCGGGGGAAATATTGGCAGAAATTTTTGCTCAAATTGAACGTAAGTAG
- the recJ gene encoding single-stranded-DNA-specific exonuclease RecJ, whose product MENLETQWQILSFLELPQWFSEVVRRYCHNSDGRYAAQLLWQRGIQDPLQLPGYLDPDAYQPSSPFEFGVEMTNAIARLKQARENGEKVTIWGDFDADGVTSTSLLWEGLGEFFPQHLLLDYYIPNRLTESHGLNRGGIERLATTGTKLIVTCDTGSTNLEEIEYAQQLGIDLIVTDHHTLPEQRPSVTAIINPRYLSKDHPLYHLSGVAVAYKLIEALYQSLPDVPQQPLENLLDLVAIGLIADLVQLQGDCRYLAQQGIKQLQKQARNHTATRPGISCLLESCKRNGDRPTDISFGLGPRINAVSRIHGDASFCVELLTSRDVTRCQHLAFEAELANTRRKSLQNDIIKQVKYKLARIDLSTTFVIVLDDAQWQGGVLGLVAGQIAQEYGRPTILLSTGETEDNLAIARGSARSVNQIDLYQLVKSQASLLDRFGGHPFAAGLSLPVENISLFREGINQKLRQQLNTQLLIPKLEVDLTVTVSQLGKSLFEELNLLEPYGMGNPIPKLLIKNCWFKHVRNKNIQDQKGQKIQYIKTSFELWDNTVKQGLAGVWWGHYQHEIPQEVTCDAVVELYFNINAYQQKQRSQGYEIRLVAVRPSQENILFNSSGVEADFLIDQRNQSEFRIQHGDWTIGRGLQAADAGSADSPSENLRVPHRHNSEFKIVEQCPQSWQEIYQPYRQAIAHNQKLVLAYSFPEHLDPQTTWQQLVGIVKYLIRTGKTATREQIQAKLSLSDRCWQLALKALQASGIDYQVTEENYSFNWITDNFYAQTEAEITNFILAVEEEQFQRQYFAQVPLSVITHQLSIIG is encoded by the coding sequence ATGGAGAATCTAGAAACTCAATGGCAAATCTTGTCTTTTTTAGAACTACCCCAATGGTTTAGTGAAGTAGTCAGACGCTATTGTCATAATTCTGATGGACGTTACGCAGCACAGTTATTGTGGCAAAGAGGAATACAAGACCCCTTACAATTGCCTGGTTATCTCGATCCCGATGCTTATCAACCTAGTAGTCCCTTTGAATTTGGGGTAGAAATGACAAATGCGATCGCTCGTCTGAAACAAGCTAGAGAAAATGGGGAAAAAGTTACAATTTGGGGCGATTTTGATGCAGATGGAGTTACTTCTACCAGTTTACTGTGGGAAGGTTTAGGAGAGTTTTTCCCCCAACATCTGTTGTTAGATTACTACATCCCCAATCGTCTGACGGAATCTCATGGTTTAAATCGAGGGGGAATCGAGCGTTTAGCTACTACAGGTACAAAATTGATTGTTACTTGTGACACGGGTAGCACTAATCTGGAAGAAATTGAGTACGCGCAGCAACTAGGCATCGATCTGATTGTCACCGATCATCACACTTTACCAGAACAACGTCCTTCCGTAACCGCAATTATTAATCCTCGTTACTTATCGAAAGATCATCCTCTTTATCATCTTTCTGGGGTAGCAGTTGCCTATAAATTGATTGAAGCACTGTACCAATCTTTACCTGATGTACCTCAACAACCGTTAGAGAATTTATTAGATTTGGTGGCAATTGGTTTAATTGCTGATTTAGTTCAGTTGCAAGGAGACTGTCGTTATCTTGCTCAACAAGGAATCAAACAATTACAAAAACAAGCTAGAAACCATACCGCAACTCGCCCTGGAATTAGTTGTCTATTAGAATCATGCAAACGTAATGGCGATCGCCCTACGGATATTTCTTTTGGTTTGGGCCCTAGAATTAATGCTGTTAGTCGCATTCACGGCGATGCTAGTTTCTGTGTGGAGTTATTAACCAGTCGCGATGTCACAAGATGTCAGCATTTAGCTTTTGAGGCAGAATTAGCCAATACCAGAAGAAAATCACTTCAAAATGACATTATTAAACAAGTAAAGTATAAATTAGCCAGAATTGATTTATCTACTACTTTTGTCATTGTTTTAGATGATGCTCAATGGCAAGGTGGTGTTTTGGGTTTAGTTGCTGGACAAATTGCCCAAGAATACGGTCGTCCAACGATTTTATTAAGTACAGGTGAAACTGAAGATAATTTAGCAATCGCTAGAGGTTCGGCACGTTCGGTTAATCAGATCGATTTATATCAATTAGTCAAATCCCAAGCAAGTTTATTAGATCGTTTTGGTGGTCATCCTTTTGCAGCAGGTTTGAGTTTACCTGTAGAAAATATTTCTTTGTTTCGAGAAGGAATTAATCAAAAGTTACGACAACAGCTTAATACTCAATTATTGATTCCAAAACTTGAAGTAGATTTAACTGTTACTGTATCTCAATTAGGTAAAAGTTTATTTGAAGAATTAAACTTACTTGAACCTTATGGAATGGGTAATCCAATTCCTAAATTATTGATTAAAAATTGTTGGTTTAAACACGTTAGAAACAAAAATATTCAAGACCAAAAAGGACAAAAAATTCAATATATTAAAACTAGTTTTGAGCTATGGGATAACACAGTAAAACAAGGTTTGGCTGGAGTTTGGTGGGGACATTATCAACACGAAATACCTCAAGAAGTTACTTGTGATGCTGTAGTTGAATTGTATTTTAATATTAATGCTTATCAACAAAAACAACGCTCTCAAGGTTATGAAATTCGTTTAGTAGCAGTCCGTCCCAGTCAAGAAAATATTTTGTTTAATTCATCAGGAGTCGAAGCAGATTTTTTGATAGATCAACGTAATCAATCAGAATTCAGAATCCAACACGGTGATTGGACAATCGGACGGGGCTTACAAGCTGCCGACGCAGGTTCGGCAGACAGCCCCTCAGAAAACCTCCGAGTCCCTCACCGTCACAATTCAGAATTTAAAATTGTAGAACAATGTCCTCAAAGTTGGCAGGAAATTTATCAACCTTATCGTCAAGCGATCGCGCATAATCAAAAATTAGTTTTAGCTTATTCTTTTCCCGAACATCTCGATCCTCAAACAACTTGGCAACAATTAGTTGGCATCGTTAAATATTTGATTCGGACTGGCAAAACTGCTACCAGAGAACAAATTCAAGCAAAATTATCTTTAAGCGATCGCTGTTGGCAATTGGCTTTAAAAGCTTTACAAGCTAGTGGAATTGACTATCAAGTTACTGAAGAAAATTATTCTTTTAATTGGATAACAGATAATTTTTACGCACAAACTGAAGCTGAAATCACCAATTTTATTTTGGCAGTAGAAGAAGAACAATTTCAAAGACAATATTTTGCTCAAGTTCCTTTGTCAGTGATTACTCATCAATTATCAATTATTGGTTAA
- a CDS encoding arsenic resistance protein: MGSSQKAQPFLVLVSVFVGLILGQVVWLSKLAPSAIAPLLALMLYGTFLPLPLKHFERGLKNSKVALASLVTNFLWTPIFAWGLGAIFLPDSPDLWVGLIMLMVTPCTDWYLVFTGVAGGDVALATALLPLNLVLQVVLLPVYLLLLAGTLVELNPVRLFESVFWVLLIPLLMATISRRLILWRKGSYWFEQRLSKVTIFQILCLNLAIIAIFVAEGNNLTQHPELFLKLLPPVVLFFVTNFILARRIGQYLKFSYPEFVCFSCTTLARNSPLSLAIAATAFPYRPLISLTLVIGPLIELPIMVLVSQLLLRIRRKRQLQ, translated from the coding sequence ATGGGGAGTAGTCAAAAAGCGCAGCCATTTTTAGTTTTAGTTTCAGTTTTCGTTGGTCTAATCTTAGGGCAAGTAGTCTGGTTGAGTAAATTAGCTCCAAGCGCGATCGCGCCTTTGTTAGCTTTGATGCTATATGGGACTTTTTTACCATTACCATTGAAACATTTTGAACGAGGATTAAAGAACTCTAAGGTAGCCTTAGCCAGTCTAGTAACTAACTTTCTCTGGACTCCGATTTTTGCTTGGGGTTTAGGTGCTATCTTTTTGCCAGATTCCCCTGATTTGTGGGTAGGGTTGATTATGTTAATGGTGACACCCTGTACTGACTGGTATTTAGTGTTTACTGGGGTTGCAGGTGGAGATGTAGCTTTGGCAACGGCTTTACTCCCTCTCAATTTAGTATTACAAGTTGTTTTATTGCCAGTTTATTTACTATTGTTAGCAGGAACATTGGTTGAGTTAAACCCTGTCAGGCTTTTTGAGAGTGTATTTTGGGTATTATTAATTCCTTTATTGATGGCAACGATTTCTCGACGATTAATTCTGTGGCGGAAAGGAAGTTACTGGTTTGAACAAAGATTGTCAAAAGTTACTATATTTCAAATCCTGTGTCTCAACCTTGCGATCATCGCTATTTTTGTTGCCGAAGGGAATAACCTTACCCAACATCCAGAGTTATTTCTTAAACTCTTGCCTCCTGTTGTGCTGTTTTTTGTGACCAATTTTATCTTGGCACGTCGAATTGGACAATATTTAAAATTTTCCTATCCAGAATTTGTCTGTTTTAGCTGCACAACTTTAGCACGTAACTCTCCTTTATCTCTGGCAATTGCTGCTACAGCATTTCCCTATCGACCTTTGATTAGTCTTACCTTGGTCATTGGGCCCTTGATTGAATTACCAATTATGGTTTTAGTTTCTCAATTGCTGTTACGAATTCGACGAAAAAGACAATTGCAGTAA